The genomic DNA CGACCAAGTCGCCGGCGTCTATACCGCCAGCTACTGGCCCAGCAAAGATGGAGCGTATCGCGTAAAGGTCGTCGCGACGGGGCCCGATGGCAGCGACGTCGGCAGCCAGCAGGCAGGTTGGACTACCGAGACGGCGACCGCTGAATTCCAGCGGCTTGCCGTTAACAAGGACTTGCTGCAACAGATCGCCGATCAAACCGGGGGCGAAGTGATTTCGCAGGACGACCTCGATTCGTTTGTTGCGAATTTGCACAACAAGAAGATTCCACTGACTCAGCGTCACCTCGCTCCGCTGTGGCATGGTCCGTGGGTTTTGATCTTCGCTCTGGCCTGTTTGTGTGGCGAATGGGGCGTTCGCCGTTTTCATGGGATGCCCTAAAGCAAGACGCATTGGATGCATGGTCCGCAAATCCCGAAACTCGACAAGACTGAGACACCTATGATTCGTCGTATCCCATCGCTGGCTTGCCTGATTGCGGTGTTGATGTTCGTTCGCGTCGCCCGCAGCGACGATGCCCCCCCTGCCCCGTCGCAGGTGTTGGTCGTCGTGGGAGCCGGCGGCAGCGAAGAATATCAGACAGCGTTTGCGACTTGGGCCGATCGCTGGAAATCGGCGGCTGGTTTGCTCGACGGGGCGAGTTATCACGAGATTGGCCGTGAAGAGGGGCAGAGTGATTCGAGCGACAAGGATCGCTTGAACGAGCGACTGGCGGAGCTGAGTGATTTAAAAGCCGAAGCGGTTTGGGTCGTGTTGATCGGCCACGGTACGTTCGACGGCAAGTCGGCGAAGTTGAATCTCCGCGGCCCCGATGTTTCGGCGGAGGAGTTGAGCGGCTGGATCGAGCCGATGCGGAGTCCTTTGATTGTGGTGAATTGCGCGTCGGCGAGCGGTCCGTTTATCAATCGGTTGTCGGCCGCGGGACGGACGATCGTAACGGCGACCAAAAGTGGACAGGAGCAGAACTACGCTCGCTTCGGCGACTATCTGTCGCAAGCGATTTCGGACATCGCCGCCGATCTAGACCACGACGATGAAGTCTCGCTATTGGAGGCCTTCCTGAGTGCGTCGGATCAGGTTGCCAAGTTCTATGAATCGGAGAACCGAATCGCCACCGAACATGCGTTGATCGACGACAGTGGTGATCGCTTGGGAACTCCGGCGACGATGTTTCAAGGGACCTCGGCCGTTGCGGTCCCCCAGCCCAAGGCGGCTCGCGACGGCGGTGTGGCCGCGCGGCGGGTGATCTTTCAATCGCCGCAGGCGGTTGTGATGAGCCCGGCCCAGCGGGAATCGCGGGCCGCGATCGAAACGGAGATCGATCGACTGAAGCTGCGGAAATCGGAACTCGGCACGGATCCGTACTTCGCGCAACTGGAGCCTTTGATGCTTCAGCTGGCGGAATTGTACGCCGCCGCCGAAGCGGAAACGTCGGGCGATTCGCAGGGCGATCGGTCGGGGACTGACAAACGCTAGTGGGCTGCGGGTGCAGGCAGTCGATTCCACGCCGCTGATGGATCGATTGGCGCAAGTTGTGCTTTCAGTAACAGACGCAGCGAATAGGCGTTCTTTTCAGGCGGAACGTTGGGCGGTGCCCAATATCCATGCAGGGTTTGCCTGCAATTCGGACAGCCCTTCGCGCTGCCCGCTGTTTTTTGGGCACCTCGGGTGATTCCATTTCATCGTCGAATCGAGTGAAAGCGATGGGCCAATCTTCTTATCTGTTTGAATCGATATTTGTCGGCGTCTTAGGAGTCGCGGTTGCGACTAGCGAATTTGCGGTGAAGGTTCCCTCGCCCGATGGCGTCGCGGAGTCGCCCGCCACGGCTGAAGAGGGCGTTCAGCTGACGGCGACACCGCGACCGGCAATTGCCGAGGGGGAAGTGGCGATTCCACAGTTCGAGGCCATGGCGGTACCGGTAGCGAAATCGGAGCCACGGCGTTTACCTCCGATCGGGTCGGCGGTTGTCGAGCTGCCTGAAAGAGTGCGAGTGGAGAAGCCAGTCGTCGCGCCCCCGCACTATCCGACAGTGATCGATGAAAATGGAATCGAGTGGAAGATTATCGATTCACGTCCCTGCGATCCAGCATTATGTCGGGGGCACGTTCAGTAGCCCGTGGGTATTTTTTCAGTAGACCCTTTTCGGCCGCCTGCCGTCACTTCGGCGGACCGGTTGTTTCTCAATTTCGATTTCAACAAGGATTCGCGGATGACGTCAGATTTGGTTCAGGGACTTGTGGAAAACAAGGTGTTCATCAATGGTGTCGTCGCCGTAGGGTGTTTTCTTGTGATCGCACGGTTCTTCGCGTTTGTCAAAACGCAGTGGCGAGACGGCTTGAACCCTCATTTGGTCCCCTGCAGCCAGTGCGGCAAACGTTTGTCCGAATGGGCTTGTTTCTGCCCGGGCTGTGGTGTGCTGATCCAGGCAATCCCGACGGAAGAATCGAGCTCCTCGTTGGCGAAGACGCCGCTGCGTTTGGGGGCTGGGCCGTCGTTTCGTTCATCGCGGCCGCGACGTTCTCGTCAGCGATAGCCCTAGGGCGGTGGCTCGTGCGGATCTGATCGTATTGGATGGAAGTTCGCAGAGCGTTCCCGGCAGGTGCGGCTGCCGGAAAGATCTCAACCGAGCTCCCCGTGGCTGCCAGGGGCGGCATCCCGCCTCGAGAGGGCTTTAGGAGGCCGCGCCGTTGAGTTGGGGTTCGGCCCATGGAGCGGCAAATTCCCCATCCGGGTTTTCCAGGAACAGCTTGCCATCGACAATCACGCGGGTGTTGGAGGCTGCGAAGATCGCGTGGGCGGCGCGGCGGACGTGGGCGTCGACAACAGAAATGTCGAGCTTCCACTTAGGGACAAACAAGAAGCTCCCCGCCAGATCAAACCCAACCGGTTGCATTCGCTTGCGAATGAAGCCGCGGACCTCGGTGACGAGGATTCGGTGGACACCGATCACTTGCAGGGCGGCATTCACCTTCTCGAAGTGTTCGGCGTCGATGATTGCTTCTATTCGTTTCATTCTTTTCCTATTCACAGTTGGGCCGACCGGTTGTCGGACTGACTCAGTTGCTTCTCGCATTAAGCAAGTTGCGTGCCAAGTGGTGGCAATGTTTGTTTTTTGTCCCGTTTCGATAAAGAACGCAGGGTTCTTTAGAGTGGTACGGACGAGCGGCTTTCGGTCTGTTTCATGTGGAGCTCAATTTCTGCCATCACGGCAGCCCAATTTTTCATCTCGGGCTGTCGGAATAGCCGCATGGAGGGGTACCAGGGGCTCGTCTCCCCCTGCAACAACCACCGCCAGTCGGGGACTTTGGGCAGTCCGACCCAGACCGGTACTCCCAGAGCTCCGGCGAGATGAGCGACGGAGGTGTCGCTGGTGACGACCAGATCCAAGCCTTTCATGATCGCTGCGGTATCCATAAAGGCACCGCTGGACTGGTCGAGGTTCGCTGGCAAACGGACGATTTGGTTTGCGAAGCCGACCTGATCGAGCTGTTGGATGCCAAATCCGTGCTGCAGGCAGACCAATTGCACATCGGGGATCGACGCCAGTGGTTCAAAGGCTTGCAACGGAATCGAGCGGAAGATGTCGGCTTGGTGTTGCGGATTCCCCTGCCAACAGATCCCTACTTTTTTCTTGCCTGGGAGCTGTGCGAGCCAGTTCGCCCAGTAGCCTTGCAGGTTTTCGGGGGGCCCGAGGTAGGGGCCGACGTCGGGAATCGATTCCGCATCGATCCCCAGCCGATCGGCTGCGTCGATGAAGGAGCAGTGGAAATCGAAACGTGCCGGCAGCATCCCCTCGGGGATCAATTGGTCGATGCCACGACATGTGCTTAACAGCGGGATCAGCTTGGGGGCCGCTTGGACGATCGTCCGCGCGCCGCGCTCTTTTAAGGTAATCGCCATCCGAACGAAATGGATCGCGTCCCCCAGCCCCTGTTCCGAATAGAGCAGGAACGTTTTGCCTTGCGGGTCGCTGCCGTCCCAAACCGGTTGGGTGACGTTGGGACGCACGAAGCCGGGCATCTGCCAACGCCAGCGGTATTCGTCCCAGCCGCGATGAAAGTCCCCTTTCAGTAAGTGGATCACCCCCAGGTTTCGGTGCAGTTCCGCGTCGTGGGGAGCTACCTTAAGAGCCGATTCGAAGGCGGCCAGCCCGCGATCGATCTGGCCGGTCCAAACCCATAGCGTTCCGCGGTTCTTCAGCGGGCTCAAGTAATTTGGGTCCTGCTGCAAGGCGCTTTCAAACGCCTGGTCGGCCCCTTCAACCTGCCCGAGCATCCGCAGTGTGTTGCCTAGGTTGTTCCAGGCAATCGGGAAGTGGTTTTGCAACGCAATCGCCTTCCGGTAGGACGCTTCGGATTCTTCGAAGCGGCGTTGGTCGTACAACGCAATTCCCAGGTAGCACCAGCCGGCGGCCGAACCGGGCGCTTGTTGCAGGACGTGCCGGTAGACTTTTTCGGCGGCGGCGTAGTTCCCCTGCTGCTGGATTGTCCAGCCTTGGTTGAGAACCTCTTGGACGGTCGGCATGGCCCCAATCTTCCCCGTGGTCGCTTGCAGTTCCAAAAGACGAAAGGCAACAAAAAACCCTCGGTGGATGAGACCGAGGGCTTTTCGAAATGGTTGTCGCCGGTTGCCTGCTTACGCATTCTGGCGACCGGCGATTCAACATGCTAGTCGAGGAAGCCGACGAGATCTTGGCTGCGGCTAGGTTGCTGCAGCTTGCGAACCGCTTTGGCTTCGATCTGACGAATCCGCTCTCGCGTCACCTTGAAGATGTGCCCCACTTCTTCAAGCGTGTAACTGTAGCCGTCGCCAAGGCCGTAACGCAGTTTGATGATCTCGCGTTCGCGATAGCTGAGACTCTTCAGGACCGAATTGATTCGGCCGCGAAGCATCTCTTGAGCTGCACCGATCGCAGGGCTTTCGGCCGTGCCGTCGGGCAACAGATCGCCAAACTGACTGTCTTCGCTGTTGCCAACCGGACGATCCAAGCTGATCGGATAGCGGCTCATCGCCAACACCCGACGCGCTTCTTCAACGGTTGTCTCGGCGCGACGCGCGGTCTCTTCGATCGTCGGTTCGCGGCCGAGTTCCTGCAGCAATTGACGAGCGACATTCCGCACGCGGCTCATCGTTTCGACCATGTGCACAGGAATTCGGATCGTACGGCTTTGATCGGCGACCGCCCGAGTGATCGCTTGGCGAATCCACCACGTGGCGTAGGTGCAGAACTTAAAACCGCGACGATATTCAAACTTGTCGACAGCACGCATCAAACCTGCATTTCCCTCTTGGATCAGATCCAGGAAGGAGAGGCCACGGTTGCGATACTTCTTGGCGATCGAAACGACCAATCGCAAGTTACCTTCGCTGAGTTCACGCTTGGCCTGCTGGTATTCCGAATAAACGGTCTTCAGCATGTTGACTCGTTCACGCAAGCTCTTGGGCGTCTCTTGGGTGGCGACCATGATCGTACGGAACTCTTGCAACAAGCGATCCTTCAGTTCTCGGTCCTCTTTCTTGCGACCAAGCTTAGAGATCTCCGCTTTGAGATCGTCCAATCGTTGGCTGAATTTCTCCAGCGTGCCGATCATCGTTTCGATCCGCTGAGTCCGCAGGCCAAGCTCTTCGACCAGACGGACGGCACGTCGCCGGCGACGGGCGAGCGAACGCCAAGCGTCGGTGCGACGTTCCTTGGATTCCGACTTGCTGAGCGCGGTGCGGTAATCGCGTTGGTTCCGCTTCAGCAGAACTTCCAGCGTTTTCAGGTTGTGAGGCATCCGGCCGAGGATCTGATCTTTTTCCAATCGATCGGTTACCGAGACTTGCACGGTTCGGTCGAAGGGAAGCTCGCCATTGTTCACGCGGCGCAGCGTCTTAAACGCATTGCGAATCACGTAATCGCATTCGAGCAATTTAGTACGGAAGCGGCGGCGAGTCTCTTCGATTCGTTTGGCGAGCAGGATTTCTTCGCGGCGCGTCAGCAGAGGGATCTCGCCCATCTGCGTGAGGTACATGCGAACAGGATCGTCGGACCACGAATCACTCTCGACTTCGGCCAGCAATTCGTCCGGGCTTTCCAGTTGGACGTCGCCTTCGGCAACTTGTTCGGTATCTAAAGCAGTATCATCATCGGTATCATCATCGATAGGAATTTTACGAAACCCCTCCACGGCATCGTCGCGTGGGGAATCATCTTCAAAATCGTCCAACAGCGAATCGTACAAGTCCTTACTCCTGTGGGCTAATTATCTGGCTGTGGCACGTATCAGGCGGGGCAGCATCGCCTCCATAAAGCTGCCTCCACGTCACTCATTCATATCAGTGACATGTAACTTTACCACCCTTACGCGCGTCTTCGGCTCCCCGAAACCATTTGTTAAAACTTTGTAATTGCACAAACCTTCCGGCTTGATGTGGCAGCGCAATCTGTGCCAACGCGAACAGAAACACTCAAGTCTAGGTTCTCAATTGTGCTGCGGATGTGTCCCAATTTTTCCTGGACTCTAAGCCGGTAATCCCATGATCCCGAACCGTCGATCACGCAGTCACAAAGCGAATCACTCGCGAGCGGCTGATGCATGTCGCAGCGTCAATCGGCAAACTTCGATGAAGTCTTTCGATTCCCCGAAAACACACAGAACCCCCTAACGTCCACTGTCGTAGCACCTATACTCGCGAATCCCAGACGAGCGTGTACGGACGATCGAGCCCGTTGATAGAAGCGTCGGGAGGTAGGATGCAACCCGATTCACTCTGATTTGTTGAGCACGACAGCGGTTACTCGAATTCTAGTCACAAACACCCTACAGTCTAGTGTTAACGTTTTCAGGTTCGACTCGATTCGCTTGATAAATTTTGATGCCAAAGATTGATAATTAGCAGGAAAATTCGGACTTATGCACTTATTCACCTGCCCTTGCGGCGAAAGCTTTCCGATTTCCGCGGCGCAAGCGGGGCAGTCGATCGTGTGCCCCCACTGCAATCAATCGATACAGCTGCCGAAGCTGCGGGACTTGAAGCAATTGCCTTCCGCTCAAGTCGCTGAAGAGGCGTCTCCGGCCAGGGGGTGGTCGGGTGGCCAAGGGCTACTCTTCTCGGTTATCTTTGCTTGTTTGCTAGCATCGCTAGGTATGTCGGCGTGGTCGAGTTACCGCTGGTTGCAGATCGAAAAACCGCCGACGCGCGCGATGATGATTGCCACGGGTGAGAAGGAGATCGATACCTATGAGGCGCCGCAGTTGCTTGAGTTCTGGATGAACTACGGGCAGCCCGGAATGGGCGTCCGGCGGATGCCAGGATATGCGCAAGTCCAAGTCTATCGGGACAGTTGGAAACGCTGGGCATTCGTTTCGTATGCCGTCGCGACGGTCTGCTTGATCGGCTTGATCACCGTCAGCCGCAAGAAAGCGCCCGCTTCATAATCCGGTCTCTGGTGGGTTCAGTCTTCGAACTGCCAGGTCTTCGAAAAACGCGTTCGCGACCCGGTCCGAAGGATCTGCATTCCGGGGCGACTGACCAAGACAAGTGTTTCGGATAACCAACGACGGCCGACGAGTAGCGCCAGTTCGTCGGATGCCCATCCTTTCCACCGCGCCAGCTTTTTGAATTCGGGGTGCGCTGCGGTGAATTCACAAACGACGGTTTCCAATGCATCGGTTGCCGTTGCTTCGGAGCATTGCTGGCAACGCTGTTGATCGATCGCTAGCGGCGAAACGAGCCGCTGACACCACTCACATTTTTTTGCCAGATCGGCCAAGAATCGCTCATGTGTGATCGGACACGTGGTCAACAGGTCTGGCAGCACGGTCTTTCCAGTAACCGCGCATCGCTCCAGTTCGGCTTGCAAAGCTTCTTTGCCGGAAAGTTCGCAGTGCCCCAACGCTTCGCGCGCCGTGATCGTTCCCTCGTCGGTGCAAACGATGTTGTAGGATTCGATTCCAGTGATCGGGCATCGAAACAAAGGCGGATGCAGTCCCCCTCTTTCCCACTCGATTCCCCAACCTTCGAACGCGAGCGAAGTTTGTTCGCCCTGGTCGAATTGGATCCGCACTTTGCCAGCGACCCAGGGGGACCAAGCGACCGCGACGCCAATGGTTTGTCGGTTCGTCAGGCTGCCCATGGCGGCATCGATCCAAGCGGTCACGGTCGAACGGTCGCTCGCTTTTAACCGTGGTGCAACGGCGACCAAACGGTCGAGTTCCAGTCGGGCAGCGAGTTCGGCGGCTACCACGTTGCCATCGCGGTCGAACCAATGATGTTCGATTTCGGTTGCCAAGGTGCTGATCCGCAGGAACGGTCGCGGTTCCAGCGTGCAGCCCGCCAGTTGAACGCGCCCTTGGCGAATCTGGTAGGGCTTAAGGACGACCGTGGCGATTCCCGCAACGTGACTCGATTCGCCCGCCGCTTGAGCTTCGATCGCGCCCCCTGCGAACTGCCGCTGCAGATCCCACAGTTTGGCGCAATCGAGCGTCGATTCAATCGTGATTGCGGCAGCGGTTGGACGTTCGGTATCGGATGCTGGCGCGATGGGCAACAATTCGAGATTGCCGAGCGGATCGGCTTGCACGCGTAGCGACAATGCATCGGCAACCCACGCAATGTAATCACGTGCCGCAGCGTCGATACCCGTTTCGTTGAGAACTGTCGGATCCGCCATCTATCCAAGCTATGTCGCGCGTGATGTTGATGAAATCCCAGACTTCCAGTCTACCATCGCTATCTTTCGGTGGATACTAAATAAATGGGGCACCGGATAGCCCGATTGCTGGCAGCGATCGAGCTGCTGGGTGATCAGTCGCGCTTTCGCAGCACGTAGACGACATCTTCGCAGCTGGCGTCGACAGTGATCGGCTCCGAAACGTCGTAGCCGAAGTCGTAGGTGCCGACGATATCCCAGCTCCCCTCGGTATCGATAAGCGACTGGAATTGCTTGGGCGTATACGATCGCAGCCTCAGTTCGTCGGCGATCCGCTTCTGCCCCTTGGGAGTGAAGATATCAAATCGGATCCCAAAGCGTTCCATCCGCTTTCGCGGGGCGCGTTCGATGGTCCACATCTGTGTCACGATCGACAGATGTCCGCGCCGCGCCGCCCACGACTCCTCTTCGCTGGGGGCCGCCGCGGTGGGCGTCAGATGGATCCCGACCAGATAGATGCCTCCCTTTTTGGTCCCCGCCGCCATGCAACGCATGTGATCGTGAGCGGTCTGGGCAGTCGTCAGGTGGCGAAAGCTGTTGATCGTATTAAAGGCGAGGTCCCATTTTCGCTTCGGCTTGAAATCGCTCATGTCAGCGACCCAGGCCGTCGGTTTCATGCCTTTGCGTTCGAAACGCTTGTTGCAGAACTCGACAGCTTTGGGATTCAGGTCGATCCCGGAGACTTCGAAGTCGTGTTTGGCAAGACCGTACAACAATCGCCCGGTGCCGCAAGCTGGTTCAAATAGCCGCCGCGCCTTGCCGCCCAGATAGACGTCGTTGATGTCGCGGATGAAGCCCATCTCGGCGGCGCAGTCGGCGCCAAAGACCAGGTCGTAATACTTCGGGTGGTCGTAGATACTTTCGTTGACAACATCCACTGTGCTTGCTTCTTTCGCTTCGTTATCGGACGGGATTCAGGCCGAGCATCCGCCGCAGCAGACCGATCTGGCCGGCATGGATATGTTCGTGCAGCGGGCAAAACAGAATCGCCCCCAGTTTGTTCGGATAGACCGCGTAGGGCATGTCGATCGGTTCGAGCAGTCGCTGCGGCGAGCTTTCGGTCACGACCTCGATCGATCGTTGATGGATCGTGCTGAGTCGTTGCAGCAGTTCATCGGGCGTCGGCTGGCCGGCCGGATCGGCCTGGGGCGTCGTCCCGCGGCCGTACTTCTTGCGGAACGTGCCGGGGACCAATTCAAGGTCCTCGGGCTCGCGGCCGCGCTGCCGGAAGACCAGCAGGCCGTACTGCGAATAGGCGAGGTGGCCAACTTGCCAAGCGACGTGAGTCGGCAAGCCGGCGGGCATTTGAAACCACAATTCTTGCGGCGTGTTGTCGAGCAGTTCGAGCGTGTACTGGCGAGCAAATTCGATTTGCCCCACGGCCACCGCTCGGCTCTTCTCGACGGTTTCGATATCTAGCTGAACGCTCATGCGATAAAATTCCTTATTCACGCAACGCAAACTAACCGCGACGCGAAGCAGAATCCTAACTGGCAATCTCTGCTAGTGATAGCACCGTCAGTACTTCGGCAGGTCGATCACGCCGTTCCAGTCCGACGGCGCGACGCGGCCGTGTTGAGCGATATAGACGGTTAGAAAGTCTTTGGCGCGGTCCGCCGCCGGGACCGCGTGCAAGCGTTCAAAGGCATCTCCCCAACGCTTGTCCAACAGCGCGTCGAGCGCCTCTTCATAGGTAGCGATGTCGGCATCGGAGAGCCCACACAGCGGACCCTCGGGAGGCAGGATCTGGCTGACGACCAGCGGCGTTGCGATTCCGGCCGGTCGGACCCGCGCCAGCCGCCGGATCCGGCATGTCGTTGGCGGGACAAAGTCGCGGATGTATTGAGCGCTGATTTCGTCGACCAAGATCTCCGCCGACAACTGCTTTGTCATCCCTTCCAAGCGGCTGGCGAGGTTCACGACCGGGCCAAACGCTGTCACCTTCACCTGATCGACAGTCCCGATCCGCCCGGCGACAGCGCGTCCGCTGGAGATCCCAATGCCGCAGCGGAAATCGGCCAGTCGGCCATCGCTGCCGGCCGATGTGAACTCTTCGAGAATCGCCAGTGCGGCGGCGCAAGCGCGGCCGGGCGCATCGACTTGAGCAATCGGCCAGCCCCAAAAACCCATCGCCGCGTCGCCGTGGAAGTCGCCGATCACGCCGCCCGAATCGAGGATGTGCCGCGTCATCACGCCGAGCGCTTCGCTGACCCGTTCCAACAATTCCAACAGCCGACCTTGCGCCTTTTCGCTCTGCCGCGAGAACCCGCGGAGATCGCAGAACAGGGCCGACAGTTCGGTCTCACGCGGCGCTAACGCGTCTTCGGTCTCTTTGTTCCCCAAGGCGTTCATCACCACCGGCGCGAAGAACTGCTGCAAGCCGGCCTGGCGTCGCTGCAGGGCTCGCATGTCGCGGAGATTGCCAATCGTGGTCGCGACCAATTCGGAGAACTTTAAATCGTCCTGCAAGACGTCGGCAGCTTGCGACGCAGCGTTTCCAGCGGGGCCGTTGAACAGTCCCGCCATCGCTCCGGCGACATACAGACCGAGCCCGTCGGTCCCCGAGATCACGGGGACGCAGAAGGCCCAGTCGATTCCGTCGAGCTGCGTGAACTGCGACTCCCGGCCGCCGTTCCACAAATGCAAAATGCTCTCCCCCGATTCAAGCGACTTGCGGACCAAGCTGGCGCTGGGGGCGCGTTCCTGCGACGTCGGCACGCGGCTATCAAAATGCTGGACGCTGATTTCCGGAGTGTCGCTGCGATTGAGCCCGACGACGGCGACCGCCGATGCGCTGGGGATCCCTTGCAGCAGCACCGTCGCCACGCGAACCCATAGCTCTTGATCGCTGTTGCTGCCGGAGATCAGTTCGGGCAGCCGCCGCAGGACCTCGATCCGTTGGCCAGCATCGCGAAACGGATTGCGACGCAATTGTTGAGCGTCGAAGGCGTGTTGAGTTAGCTCGCCCTCGGGATCGGGCGAATCGAGCTGCGGGCGATCGACCA from Rosistilla carotiformis includes the following:
- a CDS encoding adenylate/guanylate cyclase domain-containing protein, yielding MLDLVVQGSRNEDRWRRPVSDLDASHPIVLGRDAGTWSIPWDDRISRQHVRMTREGKQLRIRRIAAARNPIFFKGQQSEEFLISVGEHFVVGATTFTLVDRPQLDSPDPEGELTQHAFDAQQLRRNPFRDAGQRIEVLRRLPELISGSNSDQELWVRVATVLLQGIPSASAVAVVGLNRSDTPEISVQHFDSRVPTSQERAPSASLVRKSLESGESILHLWNGGRESQFTQLDGIDWAFCVPVISGTDGLGLYVAGAMAGLFNGPAGNAASQAADVLQDDLKFSELVATTIGNLRDMRALQRRQAGLQQFFAPVVMNALGNKETEDALAPRETELSALFCDLRGFSRQSEKAQGRLLELLERVSEALGVMTRHILDSGGVIGDFHGDAAMGFWGWPIAQVDAPGRACAAALAILEEFTSAGSDGRLADFRCGIGISSGRAVAGRIGTVDQVKVTAFGPVVNLASRLEGMTKQLSAEILVDEISAQYIRDFVPPTTCRIRRLARVRPAGIATPLVVSQILPPEGPLCGLSDADIATYEEALDALLDKRWGDAFERLHAVPAADRAKDFLTVYIAQHGRVAPSDWNGVIDLPKY
- a CDS encoding P-II family nitrogen regulator — encoded protein: MKRIEAIIDAEHFEKVNAALQVIGVHRILVTEVRGFIRKRMQPVGFDLAGSFLFVPKWKLDISVVDAHVRRAAHAIFAASNTRVIVDGKLFLENPDGEFAAPWAEPQLNGAAS
- a CDS encoding class I SAM-dependent methyltransferase encodes the protein MDVVNESIYDHPKYYDLVFGADCAAEMGFIRDINDVYLGGKARRLFEPACGTGRLLYGLAKHDFEVSGIDLNPKAVEFCNKRFERKGMKPTAWVADMSDFKPKRKWDLAFNTINSFRHLTTAQTAHDHMRCMAAGTKKGGIYLVGIHLTPTAAAPSEEESWAARRGHLSIVTQMWTIERAPRKRMERFGIRFDIFTPKGQKRIADELRLRSYTPKQFQSLIDTEGSWDIVGTYDFGYDVSEPITVDASCEDVVYVLRKRD
- a CDS encoding tetratricopeptide repeat protein → MPTVQEVLNQGWTIQQQGNYAAAEKVYRHVLQQAPGSAAGWCYLGIALYDQRRFEESEASYRKAIALQNHFPIAWNNLGNTLRMLGQVEGADQAFESALQQDPNYLSPLKNRGTLWVWTGQIDRGLAAFESALKVAPHDAELHRNLGVIHLLKGDFHRGWDEYRWRWQMPGFVRPNVTQPVWDGSDPQGKTFLLYSEQGLGDAIHFVRMAITLKERGARTIVQAAPKLIPLLSTCRGIDQLIPEGMLPARFDFHCSFIDAADRLGIDAESIPDVGPYLGPPENLQGYWANWLAQLPGKKKVGICWQGNPQHQADIFRSIPLQAFEPLASIPDVQLVCLQHGFGIQQLDQVGFANQIVRLPANLDQSSGAFMDTAAIMKGLDLVVTSDTSVAHLAGALGVPVWVGLPKVPDWRWLLQGETSPWYPSMRLFRQPEMKNWAAVMAEIELHMKQTESRSSVPL
- a CDS encoding DinB family protein; the protein is MSVQLDIETVEKSRAVAVGQIEFARQYTLELLDNTPQELWFQMPAGLPTHVAWQVGHLAYSQYGLLVFRQRGREPEDLELVPGTFRKKYGRGTTPQADPAGQPTPDELLQRLSTIHQRSIEVVTESSPQRLLEPIDMPYAVYPNKLGAILFCPLHEHIHAGQIGLLRRMLGLNPVR
- a CDS encoding sigma-70 family RNA polymerase sigma factor — its product is MYDSLLDDFEDDSPRDDAVEGFRKIPIDDDTDDDTALDTEQVAEGDVQLESPDELLAEVESDSWSDDPVRMYLTQMGEIPLLTRREEILLAKRIEETRRRFRTKLLECDYVIRNAFKTLRRVNNGELPFDRTVQVSVTDRLEKDQILGRMPHNLKTLEVLLKRNQRDYRTALSKSESKERRTDAWRSLARRRRRAVRLVEELGLRTQRIETMIGTLEKFSQRLDDLKAEISKLGRKKEDRELKDRLLQEFRTIMVATQETPKSLRERVNMLKTVYSEYQQAKRELSEGNLRLVVSIAKKYRNRGLSFLDLIQEGNAGLMRAVDKFEYRRGFKFCTYATWWIRQAITRAVADQSRTIRIPVHMVETMSRVRNVARQLLQELGREPTIEETARRAETTVEEARRVLAMSRYPISLDRPVGNSEDSQFGDLLPDGTAESPAIGAAQEMLRGRINSVLKSLSYREREIIKLRYGLGDGYSYTLEEVGHIFKVTRERIRQIEAKAVRKLQQPSRSQDLVGFLD